One genomic window of Leptospira paudalimensis includes the following:
- a CDS encoding DUF6272 family protein has protein sequence MRKYGNLTHTAFSEKEPESIIEIHLKPLDLMRYWRRIGILSDFIGYFYGFSFLPNVPTDSMDMKNSEIVNSISTVFNELLENAAKYSYDKKADIEISLIHRGKSFEMLVRNKTNESNVSAYESSLKEIFSAKDLEKLYFQKIESNDPDSSRSGIGLIMVLKDYPVEMEVTLESEGDSTIITSRIVYFTDVSLQS, from the coding sequence ATGCGAAAATATGGCAATCTAACTCACACTGCTTTTTCTGAAAAAGAACCAGAATCCATCATTGAAATCCATTTAAAACCTTTGGATCTGATGCGTTACTGGCGACGTATTGGAATTCTCTCCGATTTTATCGGTTATTTCTATGGGTTTTCATTTTTACCCAATGTACCTACCGATTCGATGGACATGAAAAATTCGGAGATTGTCAATTCGATCTCCACTGTGTTTAACGAACTTTTGGAAAATGCAGCAAAGTATTCTTATGATAAAAAAGCAGATATTGAAATTTCTCTAATCCATCGTGGAAAATCCTTTGAGATGTTAGTCCGAAACAAAACGAATGAATCAAATGTATCGGCTTATGAATCTAGTTTAAAAGAAATTTTCTCTGCAAAAGACTTAGAAAAATTGTACTTCCAAAAAATAGAATCCAATGACCCTGATTCCAGTCGTTCGGGAATTGGTCTTATAATGGTATTAAAAGATTATCCTGTGGAAATGGAAGTGACTTTAGAATCGGAAGGTGATTCCACCATCATCACAAGCCGAATTGTTTACTTTACAGACGTGTCCCTTCAATCATAA
- a CDS encoding adenylate/guanylate cyclase domain-containing protein → MENEKVLEEERAKYAELEVLYQNIIDHSTEIENELLENNKKIQMYLDRMRRYLSPQLYEMITGAEVETSISHQRRKLTIFFSDIVGFTTITDSIEPEILSDCLNQYLDVMSSIAIKYGGTIDKFIGDAIMIFFGAPTFENDKAHALNCVKMAIEMRDSLPALDEYWRKSGINHNLTCRIGINTGYVTVGNFGTNERMDYTIIGGPVNVASRLEHASEAGEILISNATKSLIDEYIDTIPKGEIVVKGVHTPIETFQVIGLKDEKDKKDNPFLKFDGKGFLLKPLHFDKLSTNPEERRLMQNALEKALAALK, encoded by the coding sequence ATGGAGAATGAAAAAGTTTTGGAAGAGGAACGAGCCAAATATGCGGAGTTGGAAGTTCTTTACCAAAACATCATTGATCATTCTACAGAAATTGAGAACGAACTCTTAGAGAATAACAAAAAGATCCAAATGTATTTGGATCGTATGCGCCGTTACCTTTCACCTCAATTGTATGAGATGATCACAGGTGCAGAAGTGGAAACATCGATTTCCCACCAAAGGCGAAAACTCACTATCTTTTTCTCTGACATTGTTGGTTTTACTACCATTACAGACTCAATTGAACCAGAAATCCTTTCTGATTGTCTCAACCAATACTTGGATGTAATGTCAAGTATCGCTATTAAATACGGTGGAACCATCGATAAATTCATTGGTGATGCCATAATGATTTTTTTTGGTGCACCAACATTTGAAAACGACAAAGCTCATGCATTAAACTGTGTTAAAATGGCAATTGAAATGCGTGATAGTTTGCCTGCGTTAGACGAGTATTGGAGAAAATCTGGTATCAACCACAACCTAACATGTCGAATCGGAATCAATACAGGTTATGTGACTGTTGGTAATTTTGGAACAAATGAAAGGATGGATTACACCATCATTGGTGGTCCTGTGAATGTTGCTTCTCGTTTAGAACATGCATCTGAGGCAGGAGAAATTTTGATTTCAAATGCAACCAAATCCTTGATAGACGAATATATTGATACCATTCCCAAGGGAGAAATTGTTGTAAAAGGTGTACACACTCCAATTGAAACGTTTCAAGTGATTGGACTCAAAGATGAAAAAGATAAAAAGGACAATCCATTCTTAAAATTTGATGGAAAAGGTTTCCTTCTCAAACCATTACACTTTGACAAACTCAGCACAAACCCCGAAGAACGCCGATTAATGCAAAATGCATTAGAAAAAGCGCTTGCGGCATTGAAGTAA
- a CDS encoding PP2C family protein-serine/threonine phosphatase, which produces MVIFATLGLLSGRPPVEFYYQISAILVLLCYNFVVLYSLKKSGKYLNIFKFSSSFLEITLLTFVTGYTAYSQKNPSLVYAAPMIYVFFILIALASIRNNTKTIIFAVIVLIVEYASLTIYFYPEMTDLNAKLMELSQYLKPNFLEENSSFFLVSAVPMGIFLILLYMIVTGGLILYAILNTSRTTQEQADLIFNTEKQAILEENMRLGMELDVARQIQAMVLPRNEELKQIGELEISARMDSANEVGGDYYDVVHHEDGTVYIGIGDVTDHGLASGVVMLMTQSAFITTLRSQVISLRESLRSINSILFSNIHMRMNDIRNLTLSLFSYKNGVFTTAGQHETIMVYRHASKKTEIIDTVDNGMLVGLTESIDEFIHEKPIPLQPKDIILLYTDGATEAENPKREQFGSHRLIESLEKHADLPSTDEILAAIFQDIYVFIDGMDVYDDITIMIMRKRG; this is translated from the coding sequence TTGGTTATCTTTGCCACTCTCGGACTCCTATCGGGTCGTCCTCCTGTAGAGTTTTATTACCAAATCTCTGCCATCTTAGTTTTACTCTGTTACAACTTCGTTGTACTGTATTCATTAAAGAAGTCGGGTAAATATCTCAATATATTTAAATTCTCTTCTTCTTTTTTAGAGATCACTCTCCTTACATTTGTTACAGGGTATACGGCTTACTCCCAAAAAAACCCAAGTCTTGTGTATGCAGCACCGATGATTTATGTCTTCTTCATCCTCATCGCTCTTGCATCCATACGTAATAATACTAAGACTATCATCTTTGCAGTGATTGTACTCATTGTTGAGTATGCATCACTCACCATTTATTTTTATCCTGAGATGACTGACCTCAATGCAAAACTCATGGAGTTGTCACAATATCTCAAACCAAACTTCTTAGAAGAAAATAGTTCCTTCTTCCTTGTCAGTGCAGTACCGATGGGAATTTTTCTCATCTTACTGTACATGATCGTTACAGGTGGTTTGATTTTATACGCCATCCTCAATACATCCCGAACCACACAAGAACAAGCTGACTTAATTTTTAACACCGAAAAACAAGCCATCCTTGAAGAGAACATGCGTCTCGGTATGGAATTAGACGTAGCAAGGCAAATCCAAGCCATGGTACTTCCCCGCAATGAGGAATTAAAACAAATTGGAGAGTTAGAAATTTCAGCTAGGATGGACTCTGCAAACGAAGTGGGTGGAGACTATTATGATGTTGTCCACCATGAAGACGGAACGGTATACATAGGTATTGGAGACGTAACAGACCATGGACTTGCTTCTGGTGTTGTGATGCTCATGACACAGTCCGCATTTATCACAACCTTACGATCTCAAGTGATTTCTTTGCGCGAATCACTTCGGTCAATTAATTCTATTTTGTTTTCCAACATCCACATGAGGATGAATGACATTCGTAACCTAACACTCTCTTTGTTTTCTTACAAAAACGGAGTGTTTACGACAGCTGGACAACACGAAACCATCATGGTTTACCGCCATGCTTCGAAAAAAACAGAAATCATTGATACTGTCGACAATGGAATGTTAGTTGGTCTAACAGAATCCATTGATGAATTCATCCATGAAAAACCCATTCCTTTACAACCTAAGGATATCATCTTACTCTATACAGATGGGGCAACAGAAGCAGAAAATCCAAAACGAGAACAGTTCGGATCCCATCGATTGATTGAATCCTTGGAAAAACATGCGGACCTTCCATCAACGGATGAAATTTTAGCAGCTATCTTCCAAGACATTTATGTATTCATTGATGGAATGGATGTATACGATGACATCACTATCATGATCATGAGGAAACGAGGCTAA